The following are encoded together in the Pseudodesulfovibrio indicus genome:
- a CDS encoding ATP-binding protein, protein MSSPKASIHFNVHPSVIYQLGESLITDTTQALIELVKNSYDACASYAKITIDTSGELKVPGTTSPSKGGVIVIEDDGDGMNRDDISNGWLTLSNRTKKNIKENNIITSCGRTPLGDKGLGRLGVQRLGNYVDILTQHKNDTPYHFAFNWKVFETASSFEDVLIPLNSTSYAPTKGTKIVISELQDIDSWRGANSIKKLEQTLSSMISPYKEAREFDVWIEIDGKTLELVEISHKLLNLSQVRYSYSFTEDSLSVAGKVKLDFFKSGTDKGLQTKFKKIIEEGSVEPFWEYITKQKSAKELGVKRSNSGNWFVEFSYSKPFLDIDDLEKISSQTKKIANPGPFYGSIDSFDLGTEAYNKQTLYSKLQDYRGSIKSLSGILVFRDGFRIRLDHDWLRLGSHSTSAQSYYSLKPSNTLGYIAISAKDNMVLEETTDREGFKDTPYFRNFHAVLSDFIAFTDRAHNFFGRAFPDYLKTLDEREADISPNDTIVDISKTISKGLEAAKTHKTNLEKLKTDLGRSVKEANEIVKTLSNATNFGREQRNQVEKAASSLKGLITEAKSKLETTSEFLSNVEDLHKVSKVLHNRSEAIKTQLEHMYEAVALGLTAEALSHEVFNIADQLAGRSKAVQAKLQKYNLQDVYVLAFVEHVNSVVSSLRKQISFLSPSLRYVREKRDNLSIYKHLGELCLFYEERLKKNKIRIALTLHEDFELKINKGKLSQILDNMVLNSEHWLRDCIDKEIITQGKINFEISYPFLYVWDNGKGIDPSVEQSIFEPFISTKKQGQGRGLGLFINRQLLNSEDCDISILSDRNSYSRLYKFKIDFRGALNG, encoded by the coding sequence ATGAGTAGCCCCAAGGCCAGCATTCACTTTAACGTCCACCCCTCAGTGATCTACCAACTGGGTGAGAGTCTTATCACAGACACCACTCAAGCCCTTATTGAGCTTGTCAAAAACAGCTATGATGCATGTGCAAGCTACGCCAAAATAACCATTGATACCAGTGGGGAGCTAAAAGTCCCGGGCACAACATCGCCATCAAAAGGGGGAGTTATCGTTATTGAGGATGATGGCGATGGGATGAACAGAGATGATATCAGCAATGGCTGGCTGACTCTATCCAATAGAACAAAGAAGAATATTAAAGAAAATAATATAATTACCAGCTGTGGGCGCACCCCTCTTGGGGATAAGGGGCTCGGAAGATTAGGAGTGCAACGACTCGGAAATTATGTAGATATTTTAACACAACATAAAAATGACACGCCTTATCACTTCGCTTTTAATTGGAAGGTTTTTGAAACAGCTTCCTCCTTTGAAGATGTTTTAATTCCTTTGAATTCGACTTCATATGCGCCAACGAAAGGGACCAAAATAGTAATCTCTGAACTACAAGATATTGATAGCTGGAGAGGTGCCAACTCTATAAAAAAGCTTGAACAAACACTTTCAAGCATGATTTCTCCCTATAAAGAAGCCAGAGAATTTGATGTTTGGATTGAAATCGACGGGAAGACACTAGAACTCGTTGAAATATCACATAAATTGCTAAATCTTTCACAAGTCAGGTATTCATATTCATTTACCGAAGACAGCCTATCTGTTGCAGGTAAAGTCAAGCTAGACTTTTTTAAATCTGGCACCGATAAGGGGCTTCAAACAAAATTTAAAAAAATCATAGAAGAAGGTTCAGTAGAACCGTTTTGGGAATATATAACCAAGCAGAAAAGTGCGAAAGAGCTTGGGGTAAAGAGATCGAATTCAGGCAATTGGTTCGTAGAATTTTCATACTCGAAACCTTTTTTGGACATCGACGATCTTGAAAAAATTTCGTCACAAACAAAAAAAATAGCCAACCCGGGCCCATTTTATGGCTCGATAGACTCATTTGATTTAGGAACCGAAGCCTACAATAAACAAACCCTTTACTCAAAACTCCAAGACTATCGCGGAAGTATCAAATCACTTAGCGGTATTTTAGTTTTTAGAGATGGCTTCAGGATTCGACTGGATCATGATTGGCTACGCTTAGGATCTCACAGCACGTCAGCACAATCATATTATTCCCTGAAACCATCAAACACTTTAGGCTACATTGCGATCTCAGCCAAAGACAACATGGTACTTGAAGAAACAACAGATCGAGAAGGCTTTAAAGACACGCCATACTTTAGGAACTTTCATGCTGTCCTCTCTGACTTCATTGCTTTTACAGACCGTGCTCATAACTTCTTTGGCCGCGCATTTCCCGATTACCTCAAAACTCTAGATGAGAGAGAAGCTGATATTTCTCCAAACGACACTATTGTTGATATTTCTAAGACAATCAGCAAAGGCCTTGAGGCGGCAAAAACCCACAAGACTAACCTGGAGAAGCTAAAAACTGATTTGGGACGTAGCGTCAAAGAGGCAAATGAAATTGTCAAAACACTCTCAAATGCAACGAATTTTGGCCGCGAACAAAGAAACCAGGTAGAGAAAGCTGCTTCATCCTTAAAGGGCCTGATTACAGAGGCAAAAAGCAAGTTGGAAACAACTTCAGAATTCCTTAGTAACGTTGAAGACCTACACAAAGTAAGTAAGGTTTTACACAATCGCTCCGAAGCAATTAAGACTCAGCTTGAACACATGTACGAAGCTGTTGCATTAGGGCTAACCGCAGAAGCGCTCTCTCACGAAGTCTTCAATATCGCGGATCAACTCGCGGGAAGGTCAAAAGCCGTTCAGGCAAAGCTACAGAAATATAATCTGCAAGATGTCTATGTGTTAGCCTTTGTTGAACATGTTAACAGCGTTGTCTCATCGCTTAGAAAACAAATTTCTTTCTTGTCTCCCTCCTTAAGGTACGTGAGAGAAAAACGAGACAATTTGAGCATTTACAAACACTTAGGCGAACTGTGTCTGTTCTACGAAGAACGCCTAAAAAAGAATAAGATTAGGATAGCACTTACTCTCCACGAAGATTTTGAGTTGAAAATAAATAAGGGAAAACTATCCCAAATATTAGATAATATGGTTTTGAACAGTGAGCACTGGCTCAGAGACTGTATTGATAAAGAAATTATCACACAGGGCAAAATCAACTTCGAAATATCTTATCCATTTTTATATGTATGGGATAACGGTAAAGGGATCGATCCATCCGTTGAGCAATCAATTTTTGAGCCCTTTATATCAACCAAAAAACAGGGACAAGGCCGAGGGCTTGGCCTTTTCATTAACAGGCAACTCCTTAACTCCGAAGACTGCGATATATCGATCTTGTCTGATAGGAATTCATACTCACGCTTATACAAATTCAAGATAGATTTTCGAGGAGCTCTGAATGGTTGA
- a CDS encoding ATP-binding protein, with amino-acid sequence MNNKELSVEISDGQFEEVLATAYSSTVTLSELIKNSSDACYIKRDTIVIDVNEHENVVVVKDNGVGLSAQDIRNLASVGESKKMTQGNVLSKIGEPYAGSKGLGLLTAFNLCQHLEIITHSREDDKTYFLSWEKGTKRIVYREHDTPSLGTTLTMRGVSDDSMKMLTHEDEINKLFLSSITYYANSKTLPTIKLYVNGVEIKKMQRHKLDDIYQKYNRPKTRAKREAYFVAKATFKYSNNRLTLSYEDNLYNVCNFDNETIDLSDIDSVRNFLSRHNIVFRKLKEKFNGYDPETPVDDFEGVYYVWKERKTAEMTYPFGIRIYVNNYGLYNYLGQANDWTQHSEISQNVKATNYKFKNTYGYVLFNNFNEEQSSLKISKERNDFTGNYSHKKFYDIMCNFVSGIFSSIDITLKDTEGRGLSFIPIQKNRKTIVGKPIDIRDLVRTDLPSQQLLFEPDENIEIDQEKGLIYVKSVGEYELKISNGITTEIFSIKGEDPAPSFELKNTTARVREGTTQNLFDFIAKNSCKNLVLSDIIIESDSAKIDKYSLKKTNKPDIYPIKYIYQSEGHPEICKILDVEVFPLYENDAKAMGRLFPDYEEIEDYYKLNDVVHQISIGYTNSPVVCGIALRSLMEITIRHFLEDVLEEEPEKEITPLHKINYIFTLIGKGDPRLDEDLLKEYGKKLKRSKKDLVDYYERLDLNRYVHDSDSLTTSSDILVFARKLNNFLQFIFKSLVIKKNSREQA; translated from the coding sequence ATGAACAACAAAGAGCTTAGCGTTGAAATTTCAGACGGCCAGTTTGAAGAAGTTCTAGCTACTGCATACTCATCAACAGTAACCCTCTCTGAATTGATCAAAAATTCCTCTGATGCTTGTTATATTAAAAGAGATACGATTGTCATCGACGTAAACGAGCATGAAAACGTTGTTGTCGTCAAAGATAACGGAGTTGGATTAAGCGCACAGGACATCCGCAATCTGGCTTCAGTTGGTGAATCAAAGAAAATGACGCAAGGAAATGTTTTGTCAAAGATCGGGGAACCATATGCAGGAAGCAAAGGACTTGGCCTCCTTACAGCTTTCAATCTTTGCCAACATTTAGAAATAATAACGCATTCGCGAGAAGATGATAAGACGTACTTTTTAAGCTGGGAAAAAGGGACAAAGAGGATTGTTTACCGAGAGCACGACACTCCATCTTTAGGGACGACTCTGACAATGAGGGGTGTTAGTGACGATAGCATGAAAATGCTGACGCATGAGGATGAAATCAACAAGCTTTTTTTGTCCTCAATTACGTATTATGCGAATAGCAAAACCCTACCGACTATAAAGCTATATGTTAATGGTGTAGAAATAAAAAAAATGCAACGCCATAAGCTAGATGATATATATCAAAAGTATAATAGACCTAAAACACGAGCAAAACGTGAAGCATACTTCGTTGCAAAAGCTACATTTAAATATAGCAACAATAGGCTAACATTATCTTATGAAGATAATTTGTACAACGTATGCAATTTTGACAATGAAACAATTGACTTAAGCGACATAGATTCTGTTCGTAATTTTTTATCTCGTCACAATATTGTTTTCAGAAAACTCAAAGAGAAGTTCAACGGCTACGATCCTGAGACACCTGTAGATGATTTTGAAGGGGTTTACTATGTGTGGAAAGAACGAAAAACAGCAGAAATGACTTATCCTTTTGGCATAAGGATTTATGTCAACAATTATGGTCTATACAATTATCTAGGACAAGCCAACGACTGGACACAGCATTCTGAAATTTCACAAAATGTAAAAGCAACAAATTACAAGTTCAAAAACACCTATGGATATGTGCTGTTTAATAATTTTAATGAAGAACAATCATCTTTAAAAATATCTAAAGAGCGCAACGATTTTACTGGCAACTATTCACATAAAAAATTCTACGACATCATGTGCAACTTTGTGTCAGGGATATTTAGTTCCATAGACATCACCTTGAAAGACACCGAAGGGCGTGGCCTCTCGTTCATTCCGATACAAAAAAATCGCAAAACAATTGTCGGCAAACCAATCGACATTAGAGATTTGGTTCGAACAGACTTGCCAAGTCAACAATTGCTTTTTGAGCCCGATGAGAACATCGAAATAGATCAAGAGAAAGGTCTTATCTATGTCAAATCTGTTGGTGAATATGAACTAAAAATTTCCAATGGGATAACGACAGAAATCTTTAGTATTAAAGGCGAAGACCCTGCTCCAAGCTTTGAACTCAAAAATACCACCGCAAGGGTCAGAGAAGGTACTACCCAAAACCTATTTGATTTCATAGCCAAGAACTCATGTAAAAACTTAGTTCTGAGTGACATCATTATCGAAAGTGACAGTGCTAAGATTGATAAATACTCACTTAAAAAAACAAACAAACCGGACATCTATCCCATTAAGTACATTTATCAATCAGAAGGCCATCCTGAAATATGCAAAATCCTCGACGTGGAAGTTTTCCCTCTATATGAAAATGATGCCAAGGCAATGGGCAGACTTTTCCCCGATTATGAAGAGATAGAAGATTACTACAAGCTCAATGACGTTGTTCATCAAATCTCAATTGGATACACCAACTCTCCAGTCGTGTGTGGCATTGCTCTCAGGTCATTAATGGAAATTACGATAAGGCATTTTCTTGAAGACGTTCTTGAGGAGGAACCCGAAAAAGAAATTACGCCCCTCCATAAAATCAATTACATATTCACGCTAATTGGAAAAGGAGATCCCCGACTAGATGAAGACCTGCTGAAAGAGTACGGGAAGAAGCTGAAAAGAAGCAAAAAGGATCTGGT